The following are encoded together in the Bradyrhizobium genosp. L genome:
- a CDS encoding M48 family metalloprotease has protein sequence MIERAGRRGEVTGRCLAAAPALLCAALTLSACGNAGRFEQVAAPPASAAPIKPNRIVQQTPASEREHERILSTYGGAYDDPRLEALISKTVERLVAASDRPDQAYKVTILNSGAVNAFALPTGQLYVTRGLIALASDTSELSSVLSHEMAHVLAKHAAMREDQARQAAVVTRVVTDMSTDPDLTALALAKTKLTMASFSRQQEFEADGIGVGIAARAHFDPYGAARFLTAMERNAALKVGRTALDPRAQDFTSSHPATPERIANAQTTARQYSSPDSDERDRETYLAAIDNIVYGEDPSEGFVRGRRFLHPKLGFTFTAPDTFTLDNTAQAVIGVREGGSQAMRFDVVRVPAEQSLGDYLNSGWMEGVDKASTEDININGFPAASATAHGDQWQFKVYALRFGSDVYRFIFAAKQKSTESERNARETVNSFRRLTLEEIQAARPLRIKVINVQPGDTVESLSHRMAGIDHPAERFRVLNGLDAHAQVKPRDRVKIVVD, from the coding sequence GTGATTGAGCGCGCAGGACGGCGTGGGGAAGTGACGGGTCGCTGCCTTGCAGCTGCGCCGGCGCTGCTTTGCGCCGCGCTCACGCTCTCGGCCTGCGGCAACGCCGGCCGCTTCGAGCAGGTCGCGGCGCCCCCGGCGTCGGCCGCGCCGATCAAGCCGAACCGGATCGTGCAGCAGACGCCGGCCAGCGAGCGCGAGCATGAGCGCATCCTGTCGACCTATGGCGGCGCCTATGACGACCCCAGGCTCGAGGCGCTGATCAGCAAGACCGTCGAGCGGCTGGTTGCGGCCTCCGACCGGCCCGACCAGGCCTACAAGGTCACCATCCTCAATTCCGGCGCGGTCAACGCCTTCGCACTGCCGACCGGCCAGCTCTATGTCACGCGCGGCCTGATCGCGCTCGCCAGCGACACGTCCGAGCTCTCCTCGGTGCTGAGCCACGAGATGGCGCATGTGCTGGCCAAGCACGCCGCGATGCGCGAGGACCAGGCCCGCCAGGCCGCGGTGGTGACGCGCGTCGTCACCGACATGAGCACCGATCCCGATCTCACCGCGCTCGCACTCGCCAAGACCAAGCTGACGATGGCGAGCTTCTCGCGGCAGCAGGAATTCGAGGCCGACGGCATCGGCGTCGGGATTGCCGCGCGCGCGCATTTCGATCCCTACGGCGCGGCGCGCTTCCTGACCGCGATGGAGCGCAACGCCGCGCTCAAGGTCGGCCGCACCGCGCTCGATCCGCGTGCGCAGGATTTCACCTCCTCGCATCCGGCGACGCCGGAGCGCATCGCCAATGCGCAGACCACCGCGCGGCAATACTCGTCGCCCGACAGCGACGAGCGCGACCGCGAGACCTATCTCGCCGCGATCGACAACATCGTCTATGGCGAGGATCCGAGCGAAGGCTTCGTGCGCGGCCGCCGCTTCCTGCATCCCAAGCTCGGCTTCACCTTCACCGCGCCCGACACCTTCACGCTCGACAACACCGCGCAGGCGGTGATCGGCGTGCGCGAGGGCGGCAGCCAGGCGATGCGCTTCGACGTGGTGCGGGTGCCGGCCGAGCAGTCGCTCGGCGATTACCTCAACTCGGGCTGGATGGAAGGCGTCGACAAGGCCTCGACCGAGGACATCAACATCAACGGTTTTCCGGCGGCCTCCGCCACCGCGCATGGCGACCAGTGGCAGTTCAAGGTCTACGCGCTACGCTTCGGCAGCGACGTCTACCGCTTCATCTTCGCCGCCAAGCAGAAGTCCACCGAGAGCGAGCGCAATGCGCGCGAGACCGTCAACTCGTTCCGCCGCCTGACCCTCGAGGAGATCCAGGCCGCACGTCCGCTGCGCATCAAGGTGATCAACGTGCAGCCCGGCGACACCGTGGAATCGCTCTCGCACCGCATGGCCGGCATCGATCACCCGGCCGAGCGCTTCCGCGTCCTCAATGGCCTCGACGCCCACGCCCAGGTCAAGCCGCGCGACCGCGTCAAGATCGTGGTGGATTGA
- a CDS encoding thermonuclease family protein codes for MTTACAVLIGACIGRADAAGCDFETQGEGRVAAIVDARSFRLDDGSEIRLAGIEVADKAKAMAALSALLVGREVSLRGGDDTPDRYGRQPAYVFLAGSETPVQSELLRQGLVLVSPDSVAKDCTALLMAAEAEARAAKSGTWGELTVIKNAESPGDILAGIGRFAVVEGRVLSVRQAGSTTYLNFGRNWTQDFAATISRRIVPAFEAAGLAPKSLENRRIRVRGWVEARRGPRIELLRVGQVELVGGN; via the coding sequence ATCACGACGGCCTGCGCCGTGCTGATCGGCGCGTGCATCGGGCGGGCTGACGCGGCCGGATGCGATTTCGAGACCCAGGGCGAAGGTCGTGTCGCAGCCATCGTCGATGCACGCAGCTTCCGGCTCGATGACGGCAGCGAGATCAGGCTGGCCGGTATCGAAGTCGCGGACAAAGCCAAGGCGATGGCGGCACTATCGGCGCTTTTGGTCGGCCGCGAGGTGAGCCTGCGCGGCGGCGACGACACGCCGGATCGCTATGGCCGCCAGCCGGCTTACGTCTTCCTCGCCGGGAGCGAGACGCCGGTGCAAAGCGAGTTGCTCCGGCAGGGGCTCGTGCTGGTATCGCCCGACAGCGTGGCCAAGGACTGCACCGCGCTGCTGATGGCGGCGGAGGCCGAGGCGCGGGCCGCCAAATCGGGAACCTGGGGAGAGTTAACGGTCATAAAAAACGCCGAAAGTCCGGGCGATATTTTGGCGGGGATCGGGCGCTTTGCGGTGGTCGAGGGCAGGGTTTTGTCGGTGCGGCAGGCTGGGTCAACGACCTACCTGAATTTCGGCCGAAACTGGACACAGGACTTTGCGGCGACTATTTCAAGGCGCATAGTCCCTGCGTTCGAGGCGGCCGGGTTGGCGCCCAAGTCCCTCGAAAATCGAAGGATTCGGGTCCGAGGCTGGGTGGAAGCACGACGTGGGCCACGAATCGAACTGCTCCGGGTCGGGCAGGTGGAGCTGGTTGGCGGGAACTAG
- a CDS encoding beta strand repeat-containing protein produces MRLNKWLPGHHGAGDDIADSNVAGLNDPFASDFVTPFTIFDPQSSQAHSSEAHPSTLPQSSSAAGAIEVHDTPDASHGLLPDAQAFVVDGGGAGSDHPGAADVTDQSGSFQLVYSGAVEDGSVTVTDVALESYAALIVQTDAATTTSDQPLVPVDPAPNSEVTVVHNTTTASNNFGAVFGVAYLTGGNTVLVGATPPGSNDSSAGGNPVDTGLQVAIVNGSNVSFVDMPLPGGSVSTDYVGGASVTALTNGNFAVLYWGSNASNGGEGAQNNDNLPDYYVQIFTPDGTQVGGLITLDAAASNNFNGYGWIAEDPANNGFVVSTATNDEVDVVVQRFSNTGTAGASFSITGGYGFAYVDSAGDIVETYEDRSLNSKYAFIPAGATSLASSGVLLDQPMPGSSYLNFTAAASGGGFVAFYFSGTNLMAQTLSATGALGSPITVANVGSVATGNMPWSVVTLSNGNYAITLVSQSNSGYTEYPGTNKVIEVGPSLTSADTTVYDLTTSGGSSSVQLGPYAVAGPSGSLISYNETAGNGVSNHDVPLEATVTAVSYLGSTGPTVTAANIHVSGGSGTGSAFKIGDTVTATWNNSASGDNNTDPINGVTFDFSQFGGGSAVHATNSGGVWTATYVVTAGSIDTANAHVAVTATDTSSNATTTSGSAVTVDDVQPVITAAHISISGGTGTGGAFKIGDTVTVSWDNSASGDHNTDTINAGGVTADFTEFGGGVVHATNSGGIWTATYTITAGTVDQSGVHVNVDVLDHVGNSSTQSSGPVTVDNEQPVVTPAHISVSGGTGTGGAFKIGDTVTATWDGGAGGDNNTDTISFGGVTFDFSQFGGGSAVIATDQGGGVWNATYTITAGAIDTANAHVGVTAADHVGNATTAASSTVTVDNEQPVVTTANITTGGGPFGVGYSVTAIWDNSAAGDNNTDTISAVTFDFSQFGGPSAVAGSNLGHGDWIAGYTIAIGSIDTANAHVVVTVTDHVGNATTASGSAVTVDDMIPQVHAANIHASGGTGTGGAFKIGDTVTVSWDNSASGDHNTDTINAGGVTFDLSQFGGGTAVVATNNGGIWTASYTITAGNIDIAPAHVGVTVTDHVGNATTTSAVTVDVDNEQPVVTTANIHLSGASGAGGAFKIGDTVTATWDDSGTGDHNTDTINAGGVTFDFTQFGGGSVVATDNAGVWTATYIIAAGNIDTASAQVGVTVIDHVGNTGSASSSAATVDNEQPGAPTLALHQDTGVLSTDHVTSNPLIDYTKANPADTLLYKLDGAAGFTTVVPVITTDGVHTVSVEEQDAAGNVSAASSLTFTLDTTAPTVTVSADHPVLAPGQTATVTFDFSEAVAGFSLSDVQLGGGALSDFQHVGLNGGHDIYTATFTPQVAVNLSDALSVAAAGYTDIAGNYGAASNTVTFTGDTNSPGAPHLALQWDSGTSATDGVTRDPVIDYFKSNPADTLLFKVDNATSFSSTMPSFATDGSQDGAHTVSVEEADAGGNLSAVASLSFTLDTTAPHITEFGASVSNGSVMAGSTVQFTIGFNEGVSVAGGTPELTLNDGGTAVYDAVATMAKGDTSKLVFDYVVSATDQTSALTVTGFASNGAVVNDAAGNHPDLSAVTQVFNLLEINETSTPAYSVGALERPELHFDSTGHILLDAAATTFADQYGIQALYLGLPPGTPYPPVAELHA; encoded by the coding sequence ATGAGGCTGAACAAATGGCTGCCGGGGCATCATGGCGCCGGCGACGATATTGCAGACAGCAACGTTGCGGGACTGAACGATCCATTTGCCTCTGACTTTGTCACGCCGTTCACGATTTTCGATCCGCAGTCCTCCCAAGCGCATTCTTCCGAAGCCCATCCATCGACGCTGCCACAGAGCAGTAGCGCCGCGGGCGCGATAGAGGTCCACGACACGCCGGATGCCTCGCACGGGCTGCTCCCGGACGCGCAGGCCTTCGTGGTCGACGGCGGTGGTGCGGGCTCCGATCATCCCGGCGCCGCAGATGTCACCGATCAATCCGGCAGCTTCCAGCTTGTGTACTCCGGCGCGGTTGAAGACGGATCGGTCACGGTCACCGATGTCGCGCTCGAAAGCTACGCCGCACTGATAGTGCAGACCGACGCCGCGACGACAACATCGGACCAGCCGCTGGTCCCGGTCGATCCGGCGCCGAACTCCGAGGTCACCGTCGTCCACAACACCACGACCGCGTCGAACAATTTCGGCGCGGTGTTCGGTGTCGCCTATCTCACGGGTGGCAATACCGTGCTGGTCGGCGCGACGCCGCCCGGTTCCAACGATAGTTCCGCCGGCGGCAATCCCGTCGATACCGGCTTGCAGGTCGCGATCGTCAACGGCTCGAACGTCAGTTTCGTCGATATGCCGTTGCCCGGCGGAAGCGTTTCGACCGACTACGTCGGCGGGGCCTCCGTCACGGCGCTGACCAACGGCAATTTCGCCGTGCTGTATTGGGGGTCGAACGCCAGCAATGGCGGTGAAGGAGCCCAGAACAACGATAACCTTCCAGATTACTACGTTCAGATCTTCACGCCCGACGGGACACAAGTCGGCGGTCTGATCACGCTCGATGCCGCCGCCAGCAACAACTTCAATGGTTACGGTTGGATTGCGGAAGATCCGGCGAACAACGGCTTCGTCGTCTCGACGGCAACCAACGACGAGGTCGACGTTGTCGTCCAGCGCTTCAGCAATACGGGCACGGCGGGCGCGAGCTTCAGCATCACCGGTGGCTATGGCTTTGCTTATGTCGATTCGGCTGGGGACATCGTCGAGACCTACGAGGACCGCAGTCTCAACAGCAAATACGCGTTCATTCCGGCCGGCGCCACGTCGCTTGCGAGCAGCGGCGTCCTGCTCGACCAGCCGATGCCGGGCTCGAGCTACCTGAATTTCACGGCCGCCGCCTCGGGCGGCGGCTTCGTGGCGTTCTACTTCAGCGGCACCAACCTGATGGCCCAGACGCTGTCGGCCACCGGTGCGCTCGGATCGCCGATCACGGTGGCCAATGTCGGATCGGTCGCGACCGGTAACATGCCCTGGTCGGTGGTCACGCTCTCGAACGGCAACTACGCGATCACGCTGGTCTCGCAGAGCAACAGCGGCTACACGGAATATCCCGGCACCAACAAGGTCATCGAGGTCGGTCCGAGCCTGACGTCGGCCGATACGACGGTCTATGACCTGACGACAAGCGGCGGGTCTTCGTCCGTGCAGCTCGGGCCTTATGCGGTGGCCGGGCCTTCGGGCAGCCTCATCAGCTACAATGAGACTGCGGGCAACGGCGTATCGAACCACGACGTTCCGCTGGAAGCCACGGTGACCGCCGTGAGCTATCTCGGCAGCACCGGGCCGACCGTCACCGCGGCGAACATCCACGTCAGCGGCGGCAGCGGCACGGGCAGCGCGTTCAAGATCGGCGACACCGTCACCGCGACCTGGAACAACAGCGCCAGCGGCGACAACAACACCGATCCGATCAACGGCGTGACTTTCGACTTCTCGCAGTTCGGCGGCGGGTCGGCGGTCCACGCGACCAACAGCGGCGGTGTCTGGACCGCGACCTATGTCGTCACTGCCGGCAGCATCGACACCGCCAACGCCCATGTCGCGGTGACCGCGACCGATACCAGCAGCAACGCCACCACCACCAGCGGCAGCGCCGTCACCGTCGACGATGTGCAGCCGGTCATCACTGCGGCGCATATCAGCATCTCCGGCGGCACCGGCACCGGCGGCGCGTTCAAGATCGGCGACACCGTCACCGTCAGTTGGGACAACAGCGCCAGCGGCGACCATAACACGGACACCATCAATGCCGGCGGCGTGACCGCCGACTTCACGGAATTCGGCGGCGGGGTGGTGCACGCGACCAACAGCGGTGGCATCTGGACCGCGACCTACACGATCACCGCGGGCACCGTCGACCAGAGCGGCGTCCACGTCAACGTGGACGTGCTCGACCACGTCGGCAACTCGAGCACCCAGTCCAGCGGTCCCGTGACCGTCGACAACGAGCAGCCGGTCGTCACTCCGGCGCATATCAGCGTATCCGGCGGCACCGGCACCGGCGGCGCATTCAAGATCGGCGACACCGTCACGGCCACCTGGGACGGCGGCGCCGGCGGCGACAACAACACCGACACGATCTCCTTCGGCGGCGTGACCTTCGACTTCTCGCAGTTCGGCGGCGGATCGGCGGTCATCGCGACCGATCAGGGCGGCGGCGTCTGGAACGCGACCTACACCATCACCGCGGGTGCCATCGACACCGCCAATGCACATGTCGGCGTGACGGCAGCCGACCATGTCGGCAACGCCACCACTGCCGCCAGCAGTACCGTCACCGTCGATAACGAGCAGCCGGTCGTCACCACGGCGAATATCACCACGGGTGGTGGCCCGTTCGGGGTCGGCTATAGCGTCACCGCAATCTGGGACAATAGCGCTGCCGGCGACAACAACACGGATACCATCAGCGCCGTGACCTTCGACTTCTCGCAGTTCGGCGGTCCGTCGGCCGTCGCGGGAAGCAACCTGGGCCACGGCGACTGGATCGCGGGCTACACGATCGCCATCGGCAGCATCGACACCGCCAACGCCCATGTCGTGGTGACGGTCACCGACCACGTCGGCAACGCGACCACCGCCAGTGGCAGCGCCGTCACCGTCGACGATATGATACCGCAGGTCCACGCGGCGAATATCCATGCGAGCGGCGGCACCGGCACCGGCGGCGCATTCAAGATCGGCGACACCGTCACCGTGAGTTGGGACAACAGCGCCAGCGGCGACCATAACACCGACACCATCAACGCCGGCGGGGTGACCTTCGACCTCTCGCAGTTCGGCGGCGGCACCGCGGTGGTCGCCACCAACAACGGCGGCATCTGGACCGCGAGCTACACCATCACCGCCGGCAATATCGACATAGCCCCGGCCCATGTCGGGGTCACCGTCACCGACCACGTCGGCAATGCGACCACCACCAGTGCCGTCACCGTCGATGTCGACAACGAGCAGCCGGTGGTCACCACTGCGAATATCCATCTGTCCGGTGCTTCGGGCGCCGGCGGCGCGTTCAAGATCGGCGATACCGTCACCGCGACCTGGGACGACAGCGGAACCGGCGACCACAACACCGATACCATCAACGCCGGCGGGGTGACCTTCGACTTCACGCAGTTCGGCGGCGGATCGGTGGTCGCAACCGATAACGCCGGCGTCTGGACCGCGACCTACATCATTGCCGCCGGCAACATCGACACGGCCTCGGCCCAGGTCGGCGTGACCGTCATCGACCACGTCGGCAACACGGGCTCAGCCAGCAGCAGCGCTGCCACCGTCGACAACGAACAGCCGGGTGCTCCGACATTGGCGCTGCACCAGGACACCGGCGTGCTGAGCACCGACCACGTCACCAGCAATCCATTGATCGACTACACCAAGGCCAATCCCGCCGACACGCTGCTCTACAAGCTCGACGGCGCGGCGGGCTTCACCACGGTCGTGCCGGTCATCACCACCGATGGCGTGCACACGGTATCGGTCGAGGAACAGGATGCCGCCGGCAATGTCAGCGCGGCGTCGAGCCTGACGTTCACGCTCGACACCACCGCGCCGACGGTCACGGTGTCGGCCGATCACCCCGTGCTCGCGCCGGGGCAGACCGCGACCGTGACCTTCGACTTCTCCGAGGCGGTTGCGGGCTTTTCACTTTCCGATGTCCAGCTTGGCGGCGGCGCGCTGAGCGATTTTCAACATGTCGGCCTCAACGGCGGACATGACATCTACACCGCGACCTTCACGCCCCAGGTCGCGGTCAATCTGTCTGATGCGCTGTCGGTCGCGGCCGCGGGCTACACCGACATCGCCGGCAATTACGGCGCCGCCAGCAACACCGTCACCTTCACCGGCGACACCAACAGTCCGGGCGCGCCGCACCTGGCGCTGCAATGGGACAGCGGCACCTCGGCCACCGACGGTGTCACCAGGGATCCGGTGATCGACTACTTCAAGTCCAATCCGGCCGATACGCTGCTGTTCAAGGTGGACAATGCGACGAGCTTTTCGTCGACTATGCCGAGCTTCGCGACGGACGGTTCGCAGGACGGCGCGCACACGGTATCGGTCGAGGAGGCCGATGCGGGCGGCAATCTCAGTGCGGTGGCGAGCCTGAGCTTCACGCTCGACACCACGGCGCCGCATATCACCGAGTTCGGTGCATCCGTCTCCAATGGCAGCGTCATGGCGGGGTCGACGGTGCAGTTCACCATCGGCTTCAACGAGGGGGTCAGCGTGGCCGGCGGAACGCCGGAGCTGACGCTGAACGACGGCGGCACCGCAGTTTACGATGCGGTGGCGACGATGGCGAAGGGCGACACGTCGAAGCTCGTGTTCGACTACGTCGTGTCGGCGACGGACCAGACCTCGGCGCTGACCGTCACCGGCTTTGCTTCCAACGGCGCCGTCGTCAACGACGCCGCCGGCAATCATCCCGATCTCTCCGCCGTCACGCAGGTGTTCAATCTGCTGGAGATCAACGAAACCTCGACCCCCGCCTATTCGGTCGGCGCGCTCGAGCGGCCGGAGCTGCATTTCGATTCGACCGGCCACATCCTGCTCGATGCCGCCGCGACGACATTTGCGGATCAGTACGGCATCCAGGCCCTCTATCTCGGTCTGCCGCCGGGAACACCCTATCCGCCGGTCGCCGAACTGCACGCCTGA
- a CDS encoding ABC transporter substrate-binding protein, with protein sequence MRRVLAGVLACALAITANAALAQGKPPLKLGGILDMSSLYADITGPGSETAAKMAAEDFGGEVLGRKIEIVVGDHLNKADLAANIARDMLDNQGVEMIFDVAASATALAAGEIAKARNKIIIFNGPGSIRLSNEACGPYTVHYVFDTFAQANVTGLAAVKSGLDTWFFLTADYAFGQDLEKDTTAVVLKSGGKVLGSVRHPLNTSDFSSFLLQAQASKAKVIGLANAGGDTINAIKQAAEFGIMKGGQKLSPLLAFVTDIDGVGLETAQGLLLAEAFYWDLNDDTRAFSKRFMERTKRVPTSAQAGVYSSVLHYLKAVKAAGTTDSAAVMKVMKETPINDMFAKNGRIRDDGRMVHDMYLFEVKKPSESKGRWDDYKLLATVPGDQAFQPLADSRCPLVKK encoded by the coding sequence ATGAGACGAGTTTTGGCCGGCGTGCTGGCCTGCGCGCTTGCGATTACGGCGAATGCGGCGCTGGCGCAGGGCAAGCCGCCGCTGAAGCTCGGCGGCATCCTCGACATGTCGAGCCTCTATGCGGATATCACCGGCCCCGGCAGCGAAACCGCGGCCAAGATGGCGGCGGAGGATTTCGGCGGCGAAGTGCTCGGCCGCAAGATCGAGATCGTGGTCGGCGACCATCTCAACAAGGCCGACCTCGCCGCCAACATTGCCCGCGACATGCTCGACAATCAGGGGGTCGAGATGATCTTTGACGTCGCGGCGTCGGCGACCGCGCTCGCCGCAGGCGAGATCGCGAAAGCGCGCAACAAGATCATCATCTTCAACGGCCCGGGCTCGATCCGCCTCTCCAACGAGGCCTGCGGCCCCTATACCGTGCACTACGTGTTCGACACCTTCGCGCAGGCCAACGTCACCGGGCTTGCCGCCGTGAAATCCGGGCTCGACACCTGGTTCTTCCTGACCGCGGACTATGCGTTCGGCCAGGACCTGGAAAAGGACACCACCGCCGTGGTGCTGAAGTCGGGCGGCAAGGTGCTGGGCAGCGTGCGGCATCCGCTCAACACCTCGGACTTCTCGTCCTTCCTGCTGCAGGCGCAGGCCTCCAAGGCCAAGGTGATCGGGCTTGCCAATGCCGGCGGCGACACCATCAACGCGATCAAGCAGGCCGCGGAATTCGGCATCATGAAGGGCGGCCAGAAGCTGTCGCCGCTGCTTGCCTTCGTCACCGACATCGACGGTGTCGGACTGGAGACTGCGCAAGGCCTGCTGCTCGCCGAGGCTTTCTACTGGGATCTCAACGACGACACCCGCGCCTTCTCGAAGCGCTTCATGGAGCGCACCAAGCGGGTGCCGACCTCGGCGCAGGCCGGGGTCTACTCCTCGGTGCTGCATTATCTCAAGGCGGTGAAGGCCGCCGGCACCACCGATTCCGCCGCCGTCATGAAGGTGATGAAGGAGACCCCGATCAACGACATGTTCGCCAAGAACGGCCGGATCCGCGACGACGGCCGCATGGTGCACGACATGTACCTGTTCGAGGTCAAGAAGCCGTCGGAAAGCAAGGGACGTTGGGACGACTACAAGCTGCTGGCGACGGTGCCGGGCGACCAGGCGTTCCAGCCGCTGGCCGACTCGCGCTGCCCGCTGGTGAAGAAATGA
- a CDS encoding enoyl-CoA hydratase, with protein sequence MSDNQMVLQSLEQGLLTITMNRPERRNALNPDMTRGLVEAARRAESDPDVRAVLIRGAGGTFCVGGDVKSMAEGRAPLPFETKMANLRRGMEVSRILHTMPKPVVAQLDGAAAGAGLSIALSCDLRVASASCKITTAFAKVGFSGDYGGTYFLTKMLGSAKARELYLMSPVLSAQEAFNLHIVSKVVPDADVEAEALDLARSLAQGPSVALGYIKRNINNAETMTLEACFDGESIHHTRAGETADHKEAAKAFVEKRKPTFQGQ encoded by the coding sequence ATGAGCGACAACCAGATGGTGCTCCAATCCCTCGAGCAGGGCCTGCTCACCATCACCATGAACCGCCCGGAGCGGCGCAATGCGCTCAATCCCGACATGACGCGCGGCCTGGTCGAGGCGGCCCGGCGCGCCGAGAGCGATCCGGACGTCCGCGCGGTGTTGATCCGTGGCGCCGGCGGCACGTTCTGCGTCGGCGGTGACGTCAAGTCGATGGCGGAGGGCCGCGCGCCGCTGCCGTTCGAGACCAAGATGGCGAATTTGCGCCGTGGCATGGAGGTCTCGCGCATCCTGCATACGATGCCAAAGCCCGTGGTGGCGCAGCTCGATGGTGCGGCGGCCGGCGCAGGGCTGTCGATCGCGCTGTCCTGCGACCTGCGCGTGGCGAGCGCGTCCTGCAAGATCACCACCGCCTTCGCCAAGGTCGGCTTCTCCGGTGACTATGGCGGCACCTATTTCCTCACCAAGATGCTCGGCAGCGCCAAGGCGCGCGAGCTCTATCTGATGTCACCGGTGCTGTCGGCGCAGGAGGCGTTCAACCTGCACATCGTCTCCAAGGTGGTGCCCGATGCCGACGTCGAGGCGGAGGCGCTCGATCTGGCGCGCTCGCTGGCGCAAGGGCCGTCGGTGGCGCTCGGCTACATCAAGCGCAACATCAACAATGCCGAGACGATGACCCTGGAAGCCTGCTTTGACGGTGAGTCGATCCACCACACCCGGGCCGGCGAGACCGCTGACCACAAGGAAGCCGCCAAGGCCTTTGTCGAGAAGCGCAAGCCCACCTTCCAGGGGCAATAG
- a CDS encoding enoyl-CoA hydratase/isomerase family protein: protein MTKYTDIGVETHGHVGLIEIRKPPLNFFDVALINQIADALEEFDNNIEIRASVLAAQGKAFCAGANFGDPARQEQEERAKSDPASNLPINHLYVQAVRIFRNKKPIVAAIHGAAIGGGLGLAVSADFRVACPEARFAANFTKLGFHPGFGLTATLPELIGKNNAELMFYTSRRVTGEEAYRWGLANVLVPQDQVRSEAMKLAQEIAECSPLGLVSTRATMRAGLADRVLAATNHELAEQTKLRATEDFKEGVKATAERRVANFKGR, encoded by the coding sequence ATGACCAAATACACGGATATCGGCGTCGAGACCCACGGCCATGTCGGCCTGATCGAGATCCGCAAGCCGCCGCTGAATTTCTTCGACGTCGCGCTGATCAACCAGATTGCCGACGCGCTGGAAGAGTTCGACAACAACATCGAGATCCGCGCCTCGGTGCTCGCGGCGCAGGGCAAGGCGTTCTGCGCCGGGGCCAATTTCGGCGATCCCGCCCGCCAGGAGCAGGAAGAGCGCGCGAAATCCGATCCGGCCTCGAACCTGCCGATCAACCATCTCTATGTTCAGGCGGTGCGCATCTTCCGCAACAAGAAGCCGATCGTTGCCGCGATCCACGGTGCGGCGATCGGCGGCGGTCTCGGCCTCGCGGTGTCGGCCGACTTCCGCGTCGCCTGCCCCGAAGCGCGCTTTGCGGCCAACTTCACCAAGCTCGGCTTCCATCCGGGCTTCGGCCTGACGGCGACGCTGCCGGAGTTGATCGGCAAGAACAATGCGGAATTGATGTTCTACACCAGCCGCCGCGTCACCGGCGAGGAGGCCTATCGCTGGGGTCTTGCCAACGTGCTGGTGCCGCAGGACCAGGTGCGATCTGAGGCGATGAAGCTCGCGCAGGAGATCGCCGAATGCTCGCCGCTCGGCCTGGTCTCGACCCGCGCCACCATGCGCGCCGGCCTCGCCGACCGCGTGCTCGCCGCGACCAACCACGAGCTCGCCGAGCAGACCAAGCTCCGCGCCACGGAAGACTTCAAGGAAGGCGTGAAAGCGACCGCCGAACGCCGGGTCGCGAACTTCAAGGGGCGGTAA